One window of Quercus robur chromosome 5, dhQueRobu3.1, whole genome shotgun sequence genomic DNA carries:
- the LOC126726275 gene encoding protein GRAVITROPIC IN THE LIGHT 1 translates to MDTMKPKSAFNNKSKLARTFQKVINLRTATKIASNNGICLLTSQPKVKEDYFTDCNNKKKSQQFDKHNEETKAKQRAVFEALVAKLFAGITSIKAAYAELQMAQSPYNSEGIQVADQAVVDELKAISELKRSFFKKELDLSPQVTLMLAEIQEQQSLMRTYQITIKKLQNEADHKDSDISSLQNQLDDSVSFNKSLEKRLNATGPLSMFDNLKLNKLNVTHFVQFLHHTLRSTRSFVKLMIREMESANWDLDEAVKFIEPDAVFTNPNHRSFVFESFVCKTMLEGFNFPHFSPSDTHNHHHHQQQKQQEQQDKHRSRLCFDKFKKLTNVNPRRYLFENPNSSFGKFCRAKYLNLVHAKMECSLFGNLNQRKVITSGGVPDSSFFVAYAEMAKRVWLLHCLAFSFDEEVTIFQVRKNCRFSEVYMECVAEDSMFLSGEIDSGGDGSCSNNGELRVCFTVVPGFKLGKTVIQSQVYMFPAITSN, encoded by the coding sequence atggaTACAATGAAACCCAAATCAGCCTTCAACAACAAGAGCAAACTAGCTAGGACTTTCCAAAAGGTCATTAACCTCAGAACAGCCACAAAAATTGCCTCAAACAATGGCATTTGCTTACTCACTTCACAACCCAAAGTCAAGGAAGATTATTTCACAGATtgtaataataagaagaagtcCCAGCAATTCGACAAGCACAATGAAGAAACCAAAGCTAAACAGAGAGCAGTGTTTGAAGCTTTGGTGGCTAAGCTTTTCGCTGGCATTACTTCGATCAAAGCTGCTTATGCTGAACTACAAATGGCTCAGAGTCCGTACAacagtgaaggcattcaggtCGCGGACCAGGCTGTGGTGGATGAGCTGAAAGCGATTTCTGAGCTCAAGAGAAGCTTTTTCAAGAAAGAACTTGATCTTTCACCGCAAGTCACTCTCATGCTCGCTGAGATTCAAGAGCAACAGAGCTTGATGAGAACTTACCAAATCACCATCAAGAAGCTCCAGAATGAGGCAGACCACAAAGACTCTGACATTTCTTCGCTTCAAAACCAGCTCGACGACTCGGTTTCATTCAACAAGTCCTTAGAGAAGAGGCTAAACGCAACTGGGCCTCTGTCAATGTTCGATAATCTTAAGCTTAACAAGCTCAATGTCACGCATTTTGTTCAGTTCCTCCACCACACACTAAGATCCACTCGTAGTTTCGTGAAGTTAATGATTCGAGAAATGGAATCAGCGAACTGGGATCTCGACGAAGCAGTGAAATTCATCGAGCCAGACGCTGTTTTCACAAACCCAAATCACCGATCCTTCGTTTTCGAATCCTTCGTTTGCAAAACCATGCTCGAAGGTTTCAACTTCCCTCACTTTTCACCGAGCGACACTcacaatcatcatcatcatcaacaacaaaagcaaCAAGAACAACAGGACAAACATCGCAGCCGCCTCTGTTTCGACAAGTTTAAGAAGCTCACAAACGTTAATCCTAGGCGCTATCTCTTCGAGAACCCAAACTCTTCCTTCGGGAAGTTCTGTCGGGCCAAGTACCTAAACCTCGTACACGCGAAAATGGAATGCTCTCTGTTCGGTAACTTGAATCAGCGAAAGGTCATAACCTCTGGGGGTGTCCCCGATTCATCTTTCTTCGTAGCGTATGCTGAGATGGCGAAGCGCGTGTGGCTTTTGCACTGCTTGGCTTTCTCGTTTGATGAAGAGGTAACAATCTTTCAGGTAAGGAAAAATTGTAGATTCTCTGAGGTCTACATGGAATGTGTGGCTGAAGATTCTATGTTCTTGTCCGGTGAAATTGATAGTGGTGGTGATGGTAGTTGCAGTAACAATGGCGAGCTTCGAGTGTGTTTCACAGTTGTGCCAGGGTTTAAGCTCGGAAAAACTGTGATACAAAGTCAGGTTTATATGTTTCCGGCTATTACTAGCAACTAG